A genome region from Lucilia cuprina isolate Lc7/37 chromosome 3, ASM2204524v1, whole genome shotgun sequence includes the following:
- the LOC111679757 gene encoding protein pecanex, whose product MGSQTLEILRQGVWASLTGGWFYDPHQSVFCNVVHLYLWLFLLCTPFVAYLYFPETWLTWCIYCILTSVTVLLLKVANMALHRLYDRAQSMSEANIKQHFFKVTKETATERSRNNEPGIEMKVMHVGEEEVDMAASVDKAINEISAENSMVSIDNVNSIIDLKVDVHRKNSSESIELMFYAPSMLSGNSQHDQQSLAGTASNSKSIRSSHTLSHNNNNNNNSISLTDPQAKYISVYPKDNSPIASTSSNCNSSNIHSTHAAQNNALIGPKPPHLIRKSSEIVRGHQRRRLERQSSLDAAAESAIVAKLLRQSSDTTSNTKMLTAPSNVACQGNAEKCDSFLHAQLTKAGTSASSTTTAATGNLSTLAQAQRSNTTISNTNALTGSSSALKSTRLQRHRSSETHDERLKQQQRGSSMGATGAAPGGGIFLSIHHENGHHYHHYRHHHTHRRGGSGGAPPIASSGSVVVLGSGVNTSDSFDVDDMELGLGGSANVVAHGSHLSGDGRMRALPSWILGSSSDVFIEDDSFTKSDLGIEQLDDRSASSSTRVHPHANQYRLNHPHQTARGANISKDPIYTISALQLHKRPRREGAIKRRRHSNATTLFKTPTDSSSNVGSQPATTTTVRRIKSAALEVACPRPSVSNLCPHPNSVEAINGQQQIKNPQNALLPPPSKCLVRNPHLNLCPKFGGSFGGSSTNSSLDFGSTNALIDPVFELKEQKEKQTKLEVKESEDAEKEEVKDIKTKAEDVMDDESLGAVGGVCPHHFLHSHNQRQHHHSAESDVGQILNDNKNDEEEEESEQLNGDNDTDNNDEEEEEDEDEDDEEEDDDEEEEDDDDEFKDFDYNVEHILEVLEHTHNQLDDDLRNHQQQQQQKQIEINKLKTDNEVEHQHNSILKREEDDEEEDDLEHEGAIALRERLHSTDSETDNNGSRSPLLSSSNKKWISTTKEKINDKQLKDEVKAVQKQKHSLNNKQINMAKLEQPDGDPQAAPVQAAQAQQQNQNNIRRNEADSGCPSSDCEQISASSKDVLLSSMELPKSTKEIEATEKTKNSLDLAESSSSNNTAVGKRLGAIPKQVQYREVDERTGADSLQLSGCSHNYKRHAGNWSSVAPSSQSTQTPNLKGISRTSSSSNSSHSVSAESFTADIHKMLWLMHGGAVDERGRPVNAENLASIPPPNQGNMSNAHLQFYQDALKALNSASSAERLALTERLYHREQLLRRSSRQRDAESNSAIEQWHLDCNDSGPHMLTANGSRSTPLTQVMIDSPSSANVLNNRNVSAATTVSLKGFIQEIINDELRNLGSTQRVGSTPLTSANNNATMAAILNVDGHHIENYCDYWRPTCMLSSEKPSIAPKSFYKYRFKLGNFKQEFKISMDRLELLALFDRDIHWLHIFLSVFLSAAVAYLGSSILQHNYYKDVFAFLFCAVIAGSQYSLLKSVQPDAASPIHGFNKTVAYSRAIYFCMCSGLLLIFQRLKVEYDMAAIKGEPQPEYTFFGIEFQPAQVNSLVLQALYIFLLSFPLIFSLGLFPQINTFTMYLMEQIDMHVFGGNAAGSLIGSVLCVIRSFLGVMLLYGPLYAAFSEGKGTQHIIFSIFCALLIPLGYHLSRSASDFSHIWAIVKNCIMSTYHEDDDELSSTSTQKLTSSTPKRNSTHKKRDEETNTQQSENIEMSSLEKIGENNETPEEEVEADKEQNSLQQKRSKSKASSLGSSSQTLGKTLSTSKKAITASSSSCNSNLETEPHIKEEEELELQQTKKESTAVSSKETEADKMSTSSTTNPAEMSTLTGAINENDNEVFTMNCPDVSNAESETNSDPLPKKLQYTVNTRLKNDFVVTIFLAVVVLGLHCSTVFTVLQPDLNIVLYGFTGALGFLLHYIIPQMRKHMPWLCFAKPLLRQKEYGRYEVCHAPKIMWFEKFYIYLCLLEKNVLFPLLAISALTADASVIAAKYGIAWGTLIVAVCALKFIRNAYSDPTNQYLIVMFTVLFFRIDFAMASETFLIDYFFVSLAFRKCCDFFLKLQFIVTYIAPWQITWGSAFHAFAQPFSVPHSAMLFLQAGISSLLSTPLNPFLGSAIFLTSYVRPIKFWERDYNTRRIDHSNTRLSSQLERDLGADDNNLNSIFYEHLTRSLQHSLCGDLLMGRWGNVNQGDCFVLASDYLNCLVHIIELGNGLCTFQMRGLEFRGTYCQQREVEAITEDVEDNDGCCCCDPGHLPRMLSANAMFSTRWLAWQVVASQYVVEGYSISDNLASATLQVFEYRKVLITYYVKSIIYYVIKNPKLDEWLNSAVIQEALQHTMSRQFVDLDPIFNFNLDEDFDFRAVGITRTSFCYVYLSWLNYCYDKRKESLNPTQNPTQNPTPTSGQGVTTQQPQPAAAASTSTLASTPNLSTAQQKSQSQQQLKIRPQKSATMTGSNEGVVNSVEQMSTSHSLANISRQTSESAPGLNSTTPLTRSSKSAPSGSKHCYQKGDYSPSARQEARAASAEPSRGAQQDKPPQIKLKVPSIAKDSPIVSLCLALSLLARRSLATASHSSLTGVEFFLHGLHALFKGDFRITSPRDEWVFADMDLLHAVVAPAVKMALKLQQDHISNPDEFRDPDALFEAIDTCAKDLVISHEADPVWRSAVLRGAPNLLALRHVMEDGSDEYRIIRLTKRFLTFRVIKLNRECVRGLWAGQQQELIYLRNRNPERGSIQNAKQALRNIINSSCDQPIGYPIYVSPLTTSYADTNEQLKDVIGGPITPDAIKNNILQWWHHIREKCRQGCSSGSSIETTHLGLPSGACSNLGESGDLRPVYISPPIYNTLTASTMFSLAATGVPGATLSSQFGSDGLSSMRSSITVIKPSSTTLLAGLLNREQELLKEARAGGNKQQLSSSSIRSSERRATLPIASTSSVLPEVIKDSDDSSQTLDKDASNDSVAAGGGVVGANCTASGSPRYTKIYCSSGNLGIGNIITNPGDYPRKTKGPICLTAAAAAVQQNSPQTNANSNQSAIAIVAEGQLGACSSRVNQDHQTSQPRFALFEKVIIVDEREIFHNIDQCRRIVWPFEALRQKGGRLSWDGWEPRAGMVGYVIHIWRPNHPNKMHRTPLNRDVYLIEIGKNYVPVTASGLRQYNQAMDSTQKEIETSRRNSLQREMSELRQQQAERGLTPILGSSLESPTSIINEAGGGRNSALGQKSKIQAVSSSSSEDESCLLHLQKERQEEYLKNLWQQVIEQEQTIKDEIQNATNTTQLAREQVTTSSTDKINEQKLDINKTKQIVNKETEEIAQTTAPETAKEMVEQLVENVVEEMCDRVEVEESKTTNAALESVETPARDHVNIIEIKSEDVDDDIVGEEEVDECGNVSIVYSI is encoded by the exons AAGTCGTAACAATGAACCTGGCATTGAAATGAAGGTAATGCATGTGGGTGAAGAGGAGGTGGATATGGCAGCATCAGTGGATAAGGCCATCAATGAAATAAGTGCAGAAAATAGTATGGTTTCTATAGACAATGTCAATAGTATAATTg atttaaaagttGATGTACATCGTAAAAATAGCTCCGAATCCATAGAGTTAATGTTTTATGCTCCCTCTATGTTATCCGGCAATAGCCAACATGATCAACAGTCATTAGCCGGTACGGCTAGTAACTCCAAATCAATACGTTCCTCGCACACTTTAAgccacaataataataacaacaataactccATAAGCCTAACAGATCCACAAGCCAAATATATATCAGTATATCCCAAAGATAACAGTCCTATAGCCTCCACTAGTTCCAATTGCAATAGCAGCAATATACACAGTACCCATGCAGCTCAAAATAACGCCCTTATAGGACCTAAACCACCACATTTGATTAGAAAATCCTCGGAGATAGTAAGGGGTCATCAGCGTCGTCGTTTAGAAAGGCAATCAAGTTTAGATGCCGCCGCAGAATCAGCTATAGTAGCGAAATTGTTAAGACAATCTTCGGATACGACATCCAATACGAAAATGTTAACGGCGCCTTCAAACGTCGCCTGCCAAGGAAATGCTGAAAAATGTGATAGTTTTTTACACGCACAATTAACGAAGGCTGGTACTTCTGCTTCTTCCACGACGACAGCGGCTACTGGAAATTTATCAACTCTAGCACAGGCACAACGATCAAATACAACGATTTCGAATACGAATGCTTTAACGGGATCTTCATCTGCACTCAAGAGTACTCGCCTACAGCGGCATCGCTCCTCTGAGACTCACGATGAACGTTTGAAACAACAGCAGCGTGGCAGTAGTATGGGTGCGACTGGTGCTGCTCCTGGTGGTGGTATATTTCTCTCTATACATCATGAGAAtggtcatcattatcatcactaTAGACATCATCATACTCATAGGCGAGGCGGTAGTGGTGGTGCTCCTCCTATAGCCAGCAGTGGTTCTGTGGTTGTTTTAGGTTCAGGTGTTAATACCAGCGATAGTTTCGATGTCGATGATATGGAATTGGGTTTGGGTGGCAGTGCCAATGTGGTGGCTCATGGCAGTCATTTGAGTGGAGATGGTAGAATGAGAGCTTTGCCGTCATGGATTTTGG gATCCTCATCCGATGTGTTCATTGAAGATGACAGTTTCACTAAATCCGATTTGGGTATCGAACAACTAGACGATCGTAGCGCCTCCTCATCCACGCGTGTTCATCCTCATGCCAATCAGTATCGTTTAAATCATCCGCATCAGACAGCACGTGGTGCCAACATAAGTAAAGATCCCATTTATACAATATCAGCTCTACAGCTGCACAAGCGCCCGCGACGAGAAGGAGCCATTAAACGACGCCGGCACTCAAATGCCACAACGCTATTTAAAACGCCCACAGATAGTTCCTCAAATGTTGGCAGCCAGCCAGCGACCACAACTACGGTAAGGCGCATTAAAAGTGCTGCTCTAGAAGTGGCTTGTCCACGACCCTCAGTATCGAATTTATGTCCACACCCCAATAGTGTGGAGGCCATTAATGGTCAACAGCAGATAAAGAATCCGCAAAATGCATTGCTGCCACCGCCCAGCAAGTGTCTGGTGCGTAATCCTCATTTGAATTTGTGTCCAAAGTTTGGAGGCAGCTTTGGTGGCAGCTCTACAAATAGTAGTTTGGACTTTGGTTCTACTAATGCCCTCATAGATCCAGTGTTTGagttaaaagaacaaaaagagAAGCAAACAAAATTGGAGGTAAAGGAAAGTGAAGATGCAGAAAAGGAGGAAGTGAaagatattaaaacaaaagcgGAAGATGTAATGGATGATGAATCTCTAGGGGCTGTAGGTGGAGTATGTCCTCACCATTTCCTACATTCCCATAATCAGCGTCAGCATCATCATAGTGCTGAATCAGATGTGGGCCAGATATTGAATGACAATAAAAACGATGAGGAGGAAGAGGAAAGTGAACAATTGAATGGTGATAATGATACGGACAACAACgatgaagaggaagaagaaGATGAGGATGAAGACGATGAGGAAGAGGATGATgatgaagaggaagaagatgatgatgatgaatttaaagatttcgaTTATAATGTAGAGCATATTTTAGAGGTTTTGGAACATACCCACAACCAACTGGATGATGATTTAAGAaatcatcagcaacaacaacagcaaaaacaaatagaGATAAATAAACTGAAAACAGATAATGAGGTGGAGCATCAGCATAATAGTATTTTAAAGCGAGAAGAGGATGATGAAGAGGAGGATGATTTAGAGCATGAAGGTGCCATAGCCTTAAGAGAACGTTTACATTCCACAGATTCTGAAACAGATAATAACGGCTCACGCTCTCCTTTGCTGAGTAGCAGCAATAAAAAATGGATTAGCACCACCAAGGAAAAGATCAATGATAAACAATTGAAGGATGAAGTAAAAGcggtacaaaaacaaaagcattcccttaataacaaacaaataaatatggcCAAATTGGAACAGCCCGATGGTGATCCTCAGGCAGCCCCTGTACAGGCTGCACAGGctcaacaacaaaatcaaaataatattagaAGAAATGAAGCCGATTCCGGCTGTCCTTCCAGTGATTGTGAACAAATAAGTGCCAGTTCTAAAGATGTTTTATTGTCCTCCATGGAATTGCCAAAATCTACTAAAGAAATAGAAgctacagagaaaacaaaaaactcttTAGATTTAGCCGAAAGTTCAAGTAGTAATAATACAGCGGTAGGTAAACGTTTAGGAGCCATACCCAAACAAGTGCAATATAGAGAAGTAGACGAAAGAACGGGTGCCGATTCTTTGCAATTAAGCGGTTGTTCGCATAACTACAAAAGGCATGCTGGCAACTGGAGTTCAGTGGCTCCCTCAAGTCAATCTACTCAGACTCCCAACTTAAAAGGCATTTCTCGAACTTCCTCCTCTTCCAATAGTTCTCATAGTGTCAGTGCTGAGTCTTTTACAGCGGATATACACAAAATGCTTTGGCTTATGCATGGCGGGGCAGTAGATGAACGTGGTCGTCCTGTGAATGCAGAAAATTTAGCCTCCATACCTCCTCCGAATCAAGGTAACATGTCCAATGCTCATTTGCAGTTTTATCAAGATGCTTTAAAAGCCTTAAACTCTGCTTCCTCGGCTGAGAGGTTAGCCTTAACCGAACGTTTGTATCATAGAGAACAATTGCTGAGACGCAGCTCTAGGCAAAGAGATGCCGAATCCAACAGTGCCATAGAACAATGGCATTTGGATTGCAATGATTCGGGGCCTCATATGTTAACCGCAAACGGTTCACGTTCTACTCCTCTAACACAAGTAATGATTGACTCACCCTCCTCTGCAAATGTCCTAAATAATCGCAATGTTAGCGCTGCCACCACAGTCTCATTAAAAGGTTTTATACAGGAAATCATTAACGATGAATTGCGCAATTTGGGTTCTACGCAAAGAGTAGGCTCTACACCCTTAACCTCGGCTAACAATAATGCCACCATGGCTGCCATACTCAATGTAGATGGTCATCATATTGAAAACTATTGCGACTATTGGCGTCCAACCTGCATGTTGTCATCGGAAAAGCCCTCCATTGCGCCCAAATCATTCTACAAATATCGCTTCAAATTGGGAAATTTTAAGCAAGAATTTAAAATCTCCATGGATCGTTTGGAATTATTGGCTCTATTCGATCGTGATATCCATTGGTTACATATATTCCTATCGGTATTTCTAAGTGCTGCCGTAGCCTATCTAGGCTCATCTATACTACAGCACAATTACTACAAAGATGTGTTCGCCTTTTTGTTTTGTGCTGTCATAGCGGGTTCACAATATTCTTTGCTGAAAAGTGTACAACCAGATGCTGCCTCTCCCATACACGGGTTTAATAAGACGGTGGCCTATTCGCGTGCTATTTATTTTTGCATGTGTTCGGGTTTGTTGCTGATATTTCAGCGTTTGAAAGTGGAGTATGATATGGCCGCAATAAAGGGAGAACCTCAGCCGgaatatacattttttggtATTGAGTTTCAACCCGCTCAAGTGAATAGCTTGGTTTTACAAGCtctctatatatttttgttaagttttccaTTAATCTTTTCATTGGGTTTGTTTCCACAAATTAATACTTTTACCATGTATCTGATGGAACAAATTGATATGCATGTGTTTGGTGGTAATGCAGCGGGAAGTTTGATAG GTTCTGTCTTGTGTGTAATACGTTCATTTTTGGGTGTTATGCTTTTGTATGGCCCCCTTTATGCGGCCTTCAGTGAGGGCAAAGGTACTCAGCACATAATCTTCTCTATATTTTGTGCTCTGCTTATACCCTTGGGCTATCATTTGTCACGTTCGGCCAGTGATTTTAGTCACATATGGGCTATagtaaaaaattgcataatGTCAACCTATCACGAAGATGACGATGAACTAAGCAGCACCAGTACACAGAAGCTAACCTCTAGTACACCTAAAAGAAATAGCACGCATAAGAAACGTGACGAGGAAACGAATACACAACAAagtgaaaatattgaaatgtcTTCGTTGGAAAAGATAGGTGAAAATAATGAGACCCCCGAAGAAGAGGTAGAGGCTGATAAGGAACAGAATTCGTTGCAACAAAAACGCAGTAAATCGAAAGCTTCTTCCTTAGGGAGCAGTAGCCAGACTTTGGGTAAAACTTTATCCACCAGTAAAAAGGCCATTACAGCTTCTTCCAGTTCTTGTAATTCTAATTTGGAGACGGAGCCTCATATAAAAGAGGAAGAGGAGCTGGAGCTGCAACAAACTAAAAAGGAAAGTACTGCTGTCTCTTCCAAAGAAACAGAAGCCGATAAAATGTCTACATCCTCCACTACCAATCCGGCAGAAATGTCTACATTGACGGGGGcaataaatgaaaatgataaTGAGGTTTTCACCATGAATTGTCCAGATGTATCGAATGCTGAATCGGAAACAAACTCCGATCCTTTACCCAAAAAGTTACAGTACACTGTTAATACGCGTTTGAAAAACGATTTTGTGGTCACCATCTTTCTGGCGGTGGTTGTTCTAGGTCTACACTGCAGCACTGTGTTTACGGTATTACAACCCGATTTGAATATTGTATTATATGGCTTTACCGGTGCTTTGGGTTTCTTGCTACACTATATCATACCGCAAATGCGTAAACATATGCCTTGGTTGTGTTTTGCCAAACCTTTGCTGAGACAAAAGGAATATGGCCGCTATGAGGTTTGTCATGCTCCCAAAATCATGTggtttgaaaagttttatatcTACTTGTGTCTGCTggagaaaaatgttttattccCTTTATTGGCCATATCGGCATTAACGGCTGATGCTTCGGTTATAGCCGCCAAATATGGCATAGCTTGGGGTACTTTAATTGTAGCGGTATGCGCTttaaaat TTATACGCAATGCTTATTCGGATCCTACCAATCAGTACCTGATCGTTATGTTTACCGTTTTATTCTTTCGCATCGATTTCGCCATGGCTTCGGAAACGTTTCTCattgattattttttcgtttcgCTGGCTTTTAGGAAATGCTGTGATTTCTTTTTGAAG CTTCAATTTATTGTCACTTATATAGCACCTTGGCAAATAACTTGGGGTTCAGCATTTCATGCATTCGCCCAACCCTTCAGTGTGCCCCATTCGGCCATGTTATTCCTGCAGGCTGGCATATCGTCATTACTCTCAACACCCCTGAATCCCTTTCTGGGTAGTGCTATATTTTTGACATCCTACGTAAGGCCCATTAAGTTCTGGGAACGTGACTATAATACACGTCGCATAGATCACTCGAATACCCGTTTAAGTTCACAACTTGAACGTGATTTGGGAGCGgatgataataatttaaattcgaTATTCTATGAGCATTTAACACGTTCCCTACAGCATTCGCTGTGTGGTGATTTGCTAATGGGTCGTTGGGGTAATGTCAATCAGGGTGATTGTTTTG TTCTGGCTTctgattatttaaattgtttggtTCATATCATCGAACTGGGCAATGGTTTGTGTACCTTTCAAATGCGCGGTTTAGAATTTCGCGGCACCTATTGCCAACAGCGTGAGGTAGAGGCCATAACAGAGGATGTTGAGGATAATGATGGCTGCTGTTGCTGTGATCCTGGTCATTTGCCTCGTATGCTTAGTGCCAATGCCATGTTTTCAACACGTTGGCTGGCTTGGCAAGTGGTGGCTTCCCAATATGTAGTGGAGGGTTATTCGATATCCGATAATTTAGCCAGTGCTACCTTACAAGTATTTGAGTATCGTAAGGTTTTGATAACCTATTATGTTAAG agtattatttattatgttattaaaaatcctAAATTGGATGAATGGCTGAATTCTGCTGTGATACAGGAAGCTTTACAGCACACCATGAGTAGACAATTCGTGGATCTGGAtcctattttcaattttaatttagatGAGGATTTTGATTTTCGTGCCGTGGGCATAACACGCACTAGTTTTTGTTATGTTTACTTAAGTTGGCTGAATTATTGCTATGACAAACGTAAGGAGTCATTAAATCCTACACAGAATCCTACACAAAATCCCACACCCACTTCTGGCCAGGGAGTTACCACCCAACAACCACAACCAGCAGCTGCTGCCTCTACCAGTACCTTGGCTAGCACTCCCAACTTGTCTACGGCCCAACAGAAGTCTCAATCACAGCAGCAGCTTAAGATAAGACCACAAAAAAGTGCCACCATGACGGGCAGTAATGAGGGTGTTGTTAATTCCGTGGAACAAATGTCTACTTCGCATTCGCTGGCCAATATCTCACGGCAAACTTCTGAAAGTGCTCCAGGCTTAAATTCTACTACTCCTTTAACCAGATCCAGTAAATCGGCACCGTCGGGCAGTAAACATTGTTATCAAAAAGGTGACTATTCTCCTTCTGCACGGCAAGAAGCTAGAGCCGCCTCAGCTGAACCTTCCAGAGGAGCCCAACAGGACAAACCTcctcaaataaaactaaaagtacCTTCTATAGCTAAAGACTCGCCCATAGTTTCGTTATGTTTAGCTTTAAGCCTTTTGGCTCGCAGATCCCTGGCCACTGCTTCTCATAGTTCTTTAACAGGCGTGGAATTCTTTTTACACGGTTTGCATGCTTTATTTAAGGGAGACTTTCGCATAACATCGCCCCGTGATGAATGGGTATTTGCTGATATGGATCTTTTACATGCAGTGGTAGCTCCAGCCGTTAAAATGGCCTTAAAACTACAGCAGGATCACATCTCCAATCCAGATGAGTTTCGAGATCCCGATGCTTTATTTGAAGCTATAGATACCTGTGCCAAAGATTTGGTTATTTCCCATGAGGCCGATCCGGTATGGCGTAGTGCGGTTTTGAGAGGTGCTCCCAATCTTTTGGCTCTTCGTCATGTTATGGAAGATGGTTCAGATGAGTATCGCATTATACGTTTGACCAAACGTTTTCTCACCTTTCGTGTTATCAAACTAAATCGTGAATGTGTGCGTGGTTTGTGGGCGGGTCAGCAACAGGAATTGATCTATTTGCGCAATCGTAATCCGGAAAGAGGCAGCATACAGAATGCCAAACAGGCCTTGCGCAATATCATAAACTCCAGTTGTGATCAGCCTATAGGATATCCCATCTATGTTTCTCCCTTAACCACCAGCTATGCGGACACTAATGAACAGTTAAAGGATGTTATAGGAGGACCTATTACCCCGGATGCTATAAAGAATAACATATTACAATGGTGGCATCACATTAGGGAAAAATGCCGACAAGGCTGCAGTTCAGGATCTTCCATAGAAACTACACATTTAGGTTTACCCTCGGGAGCTTGCAGTAATCTTGGAGAAAGTGGGGATTTGAGACCTGTATATATTTCACCTCCCATTTACAACACCTTGACCGCTAGTACAATGTTTAGTTTAGCCGCTACGGGAGTACCTGGAGCTACTTTAAGCTCACAATTTGGCAGTGATGGTTTATCCTCCATGCGCAGTTCTATAACAGTTATAAAACCTTCGTCCACCACTTTATTGGCCGGTCTACTCAATCGTGAACAGGAACTACTAAAAGAGGCTAGAGCGGGCGGTAATAAACAGCAACTCTCCTCTTCCAGTATCAGATCTTCAGAGCGTAGAGCCACTCTACCCATAGCCAGCACTAGTTCAGTTTTACCCGAAGTCATTAAAGATTCAGATGATTCCTCACAAACTTTAGATAAAGATGCCTCAAATGATAGTGTAGCTGCTGGAGGAGGAGTAGTTGGGGCAAATTGTACAGCTTCTGGCAGCCCGCGTTATACAAAAATCTATTGTTCCTCGGGCAATCTGGGTATTGgtaatataattacaaatcCCGGTGATTACCCGCGTAAAACAAAAGGTCCCATCTGTTTAACAGCGGCTGCAGCAGCGGTACAACAGAATTCCCCACAAACAAATGCCAATAGCAATCAATCGGCTATAGCTATAGTGGCGGAAGGACAGTTGGGTGCCTGTTCAAGTCGAGTTAATCAGGATCATCAAACTTCACAGCCCAGATTTGCATTATTCGAAAAGGTTATCATAGTCGATGAAAGAGAg ATCTTCCATAACATCGATCAATGTCGTCGCATTGTTTGGCCCTTTGAAGCTTTACGCCAAAAAGGCGGCCGTTTGTCGTGGGATGGCTGGGAACCTCGAGCCGGTATGGTAGGCTATGTCATACACATTTGGCGTCCCAATCATCCCAATAAAATGCATCGTACACCTCTCAATCGTGATGTCTATCTCATAGAGATTGGCAAAAACTATGTGCCGGTTACGGCCAGTGGTCTAAGGCAATACAATCAAGCCATGGATAGTACACAAAAGGAAATTGAAACTTCTAGGCGCAACTCCCTACAAAGAGAAATGTCTGAGCTAAGGCAACAGCAAGCGGAAAGGGGTTTGACACCTATACTAGGCAGCAGTTTAGAATCACCTACTTCAATTATAAACGAAGCCGGCGGAGGACGCAATTCGGCATTAGGACAAAAATCCAAAATACAAGCGGTGAGTAGTAGTTCATCAGAAGATGAAAGTTGTTTATTACATCTTCAAAAAGAAAGACAAgaagaatatttgaaaaatctcTGGCAACAAGTCATAGAACAAGAACAAACTATTAAAGATGAAATACAAAATGCAACAAATACCACACAGCTAGCTAGGGAACAGGTCACCACAAGTTCCACAGATAAAATCAATGAACAAAAACTtgatattaataaaactaaacaaatagtTAACAAAGAGACTGAAGAAATAGCCCAAACTACTGCACCTGAAACTGCTAAAGAAATGGTAGAACAATTGGTGGAGAATGTAGTAGAAGAAATGTGTGATAGGGTAGAGGTGGAGGAAAGTAAAACAACAAATGCAGCTTTAGAAAGTGTTGAAACACCAGCGAGAGATCAcgttaatattatagaaattaagtCAGAAGATGTAGATGATGATATAGTGGGTGAAGAAGAGGTGGATGAGTGTGGTAATGTTAGTATTGTCTATAGCATTTAA